One segment of Daphnia magna isolate NIES linkage group LG2, ASM2063170v1.1, whole genome shotgun sequence DNA contains the following:
- the LOC116915993 gene encoding golgin subfamily A member 2 isoform X2: MDASKAEKLAAAKKKLKQFQQKGGSKGAPNGGQLNLHQQSEVNQPSSEGTNILHNEPEEPKVNLEIQQEEKHSYDNAREIELQQVIETLSKEKNDILLSYMKSKDLVEQLQLKLNQERQLLKEEKEKSTQVFETISTQSVHEEELKNTVSILIEEKNELVVANAQNEGKIKKLEELKIGHEKELEATKISLSLLQSSATEETAKLQSNLSKLTKDLETVSQELNLKDQLYNEVNEELKELQMRQNNQAAELNRRENIINELNLQIELLNVNMQQLKNAGPPTVDQSLEKMQKENDKLQEEITDLREQLKTQSIEKDVLSQQYQQYILRLNGQIRTISSQAESLAIEKRNLEATLETKKDELAELEATIAALKMEQQTVPLSHISDELAVPSETYPSPQLESQIKEEIAMMKTQIAELNFNKEELVKLALEKESRIQELEIRIDRMQSELNVSTTNQDHGEREKLLQVMQSDKSTASRAIAQNRQLKLQLEELEKAFIQLSNDKLVLTEESQTMARQNKEMSEKLLLLEPEVVQLRQQVDDLAGQRNATIYWRQELEEAHERIQALSHQNAELKKRVIWNLNQTPVRGSRKQRRNNEEINEDRSDSHSSSENGDSDWIPAEEHQKLLFHFGQLEQRLERSIATVSTLTEEKQKLEHLVLQLQSETETIGEYVSLYQVQRGQLSRRAEQLSAERQKLKERILKLTILLPCLAPQLKKSPEWLQLQPEPEMIANSEDGLSVTIRDETEALCDVDPSLEHTVSQIIDVLLEITNCTLPTSETLAQPDLYPLEDRIRNPNENFHPCWPMYSGRIINI, translated from the exons ATGGATGCCAGCAAGGCAGAAAAGCTCGCCgcagcgaaaaaaaaa ttAAAACAATTCCAACAAAAAGGAGGTTCAAAAGGAGCTCCAAATGGTGGCCAGCTGAACTTGCATCAGCAAAGTGAAGTTAATCAGCCATCATCAGAAGGAACTAACATTCTCCATAATGAGCCTGAAGAACCAAAGGTAAACTTGGAAATCCAgcaagaagagaaacataGTTATGATAATGCCAGAGAGATTGAACTGCAGCAGGTCATTGAAACTTTgagcaaagagaaaaatgacaTTCTTTTATCTTACATGAAATCAAAAGATTTAGTTGAACAACTTCAACTTAAATTAAACCAGGAGAGACAAttgttaaaagaagaaaaagaaaaatccaccCAAGTCTTTGAAACCATTTCAACTCAAAGTGTACAtgaagaagaattgaaaaatactgtttcaattttgatagaagaaaaaaatgagctgGTTGTAGCTAATGCCCAAAATGAagggaaaattaaaaaactagaagaactaaaaattgGCCACGAAAAAGAATTGGAAGCCACAAAAATTTCCCTTTCATTATTGCAATCTTCTGCTACTGAAGAAACTGCAAAACTGCAATCTAATTTATCTAAATTAACTAAAGATCTTGAAACAGTTAGCCAAGAACTAAATTTGAAAGATCAGCTTTACAATGAAGTAAATGAGGAACTCAAAGAGCTTCAAATGCGTCAAAACAATCAAGCGGCTGAACTCAATCGCAGAGAGAACATTATCAATGAACTCAATCTTCAAATCGAGTTGCTCAACGTGAATATGCAACAG TTGAAAAATGCAGGGCCCCCAACGGTCGATCAAAGCCttgaaaaaatgcaaaaagaaaatgataagTTACAAGAAGAAATAACGGATTTACGGGAGCAGTTAAAGACGCAAAGTATAGAAAAAGATGTTCTATCGCAACAGTATCAACAATACATTCTTCGCCTGAACGGGCAAATTCGCACCATTAGTTCCCAG GCAGAGTCCTTGGCCattgaaaaaaggaatttagAGGCTACCTTGGAAACCAAGAAGGATGAATTGGCAGAGCTCGAGGCGACAATTGCGGCCCTGAAAATGGAGCAACAAACTGTGCCCTTGTCTCACATATCTGATGAATTGGCTGTGCCTAGCGAAACATATCCCTCTCCACAACTCGAGTCCCAGATTAAGGAAGAAATTGCCATGATGAAAACGCAAATTGCGGAATTG AATTTCAATAAAGAAGAACTGGTTAAACTGGCATTGGAGAAGGAATCACGGATTCAGGAGCTGGAAATCCGTATAGATCGCATGCAAAGTGAGTTGAACGTTTCAACCACCAATCAGGATCATGGCGAAAGGGAGAAACTTCTTCAA GTTATGCAAAGTGACAAATCTACAGCCTCCCGCGCTATTGCCCAGAATCGTCAACTGAAACTACAACTGGAAGAACTGGAAAAGGCTTTTATCCAACTT AGTAATGACAAACTTGTGCTCACGGAGGAATCTCAGACAATGGCTCGACAAAATAAGGAAATGAGCGAAAAATTACTGCTTTTAGAGCCGGAGGTTGTCCAGTTAAG aCAGCAGGTTGACGATTTGGCTGGTCAGCGAAACGCCACAATTTATTGGAGACAGGAGTTAGAGGAAGCTCAC gaaagAATCCAGGCACTGTCGCATCAGAATGCAGAACTGAAAAAACGTGTCATTTGGAATTTGAATCAAACACCTGTCCGAGGCAGTCGTAAACAGCGGCGTAACAACGAAGAGATCAACGAGGACCGTTCAGATTCACATTCCTCGTCTGAAAATG GAGACAGTGACTGGATTCCTGCTGAAGAACATCAGAAACTCCTCTTTCACTTCGGTCAATTAGAACAGCGACTAGAACGTTCAATAGCTACTGTATCaactttgacagaagaaaagcaaaaactaGAACACTTGGTTCTACAACTTCAAAGTGAAACCGAAACCATTG GTGAATATGTTAGTCTTTACCAAGTGCAGCGTGGCCAATTGAGTAGGCGAGCCGAACAGTTATCGGCTGAGCGTCAGAAACTGAAGGAGAGGATTTTGAAGTTGACGATTCTTTTACCTTGCTTGGCACCCCAATTGAAGAAGTCGCCAGAATGGTTGCAATTGCAGCCCGAACCGGAAATGATAGCCAATTCAGAAGATGGTTTAAGTGTTACCATTCGTGACGAAACAGAAGCTTTGTGTGACGTGGACCCTTCCTTGGAACACACAGTTTCCCAAATCATCGATGTTTTGTTAGAAATCACCAACTGCACATTGCCAACTAGCGAAACTCTCGCGCAGCCTGACCTTTATCCGTTGGAAGACCGAATTCGTAACCCAAACGAAAATTTCCATCCATGCTGGCCTATGTATTCAGGAAGAATCATCAATATTTGA
- the LOC116915993 gene encoding golgin subfamily A member 2 isoform X1 has protein sequence MDASKAEKLAAAKKKLKQFQQKGGSKGAPNGGQLNLHQQSEVNQPSSEGTNILHNEPEEPKVNLEIQQEEKHSYDNAREIELQQVIETLSKEKNDILLSYMKSKDLVEQLQLKLNQERQLLKEEKEKSTQVFETISTQSVHEEELKNTVSILIEEKNELVVANAQNEGKIKKLEELKIGHEKELEATKISLSLLQSSATEETAKLQSNLSKLTKDLETVSQELNLKDQLYNEVNEELKELQMRQNNQAAELNRRENIINELNLQIELLNVNMQQLKNAGPPTVDQSLEKMQKENDKLQEEITDLREQLKTQSIEKDVLSQQYQQYILRLNGQIRTISSQAESLAIEKRNLEATLETKKDELAELEATIAALKMEQQTVPLSHISDELAVPSETYPSPQLESQIKEEIAMMKTQIAELNFNKEELVKLALEKESRIQELEIRIDRMQSELNVSTTNQDHGEREKLLQVMQSDKSTASRAIAQNRQLKLQLEELEKAFIQLSNDKLVLTEESQTMARQNKEMSEKLLLLEPEVVQLRQQVDDLAGQRNATIYWRQELEEAHERIQALSHQNAELKKRVIWNLNQTPVRGSRKQRRNNEEINEDRSDSHSSSENEGDSDWIPAEEHQKLLFHFGQLEQRLERSIATVSTLTEEKQKLEHLVLQLQSETETIGEYVSLYQVQRGQLSRRAEQLSAERQKLKERILKLTILLPCLAPQLKKSPEWLQLQPEPEMIANSEDGLSVTIRDETEALCDVDPSLEHTVSQIIDVLLEITNCTLPTSETLAQPDLYPLEDRIRNPNENFHPCWPMYSGRIINI, from the exons ATGGATGCCAGCAAGGCAGAAAAGCTCGCCgcagcgaaaaaaaaa ttAAAACAATTCCAACAAAAAGGAGGTTCAAAAGGAGCTCCAAATGGTGGCCAGCTGAACTTGCATCAGCAAAGTGAAGTTAATCAGCCATCATCAGAAGGAACTAACATTCTCCATAATGAGCCTGAAGAACCAAAGGTAAACTTGGAAATCCAgcaagaagagaaacataGTTATGATAATGCCAGAGAGATTGAACTGCAGCAGGTCATTGAAACTTTgagcaaagagaaaaatgacaTTCTTTTATCTTACATGAAATCAAAAGATTTAGTTGAACAACTTCAACTTAAATTAAACCAGGAGAGACAAttgttaaaagaagaaaaagaaaaatccaccCAAGTCTTTGAAACCATTTCAACTCAAAGTGTACAtgaagaagaattgaaaaatactgtttcaattttgatagaagaaaaaaatgagctgGTTGTAGCTAATGCCCAAAATGAagggaaaattaaaaaactagaagaactaaaaattgGCCACGAAAAAGAATTGGAAGCCACAAAAATTTCCCTTTCATTATTGCAATCTTCTGCTACTGAAGAAACTGCAAAACTGCAATCTAATTTATCTAAATTAACTAAAGATCTTGAAACAGTTAGCCAAGAACTAAATTTGAAAGATCAGCTTTACAATGAAGTAAATGAGGAACTCAAAGAGCTTCAAATGCGTCAAAACAATCAAGCGGCTGAACTCAATCGCAGAGAGAACATTATCAATGAACTCAATCTTCAAATCGAGTTGCTCAACGTGAATATGCAACAG TTGAAAAATGCAGGGCCCCCAACGGTCGATCAAAGCCttgaaaaaatgcaaaaagaaaatgataagTTACAAGAAGAAATAACGGATTTACGGGAGCAGTTAAAGACGCAAAGTATAGAAAAAGATGTTCTATCGCAACAGTATCAACAATACATTCTTCGCCTGAACGGGCAAATTCGCACCATTAGTTCCCAG GCAGAGTCCTTGGCCattgaaaaaaggaatttagAGGCTACCTTGGAAACCAAGAAGGATGAATTGGCAGAGCTCGAGGCGACAATTGCGGCCCTGAAAATGGAGCAACAAACTGTGCCCTTGTCTCACATATCTGATGAATTGGCTGTGCCTAGCGAAACATATCCCTCTCCACAACTCGAGTCCCAGATTAAGGAAGAAATTGCCATGATGAAAACGCAAATTGCGGAATTG AATTTCAATAAAGAAGAACTGGTTAAACTGGCATTGGAGAAGGAATCACGGATTCAGGAGCTGGAAATCCGTATAGATCGCATGCAAAGTGAGTTGAACGTTTCAACCACCAATCAGGATCATGGCGAAAGGGAGAAACTTCTTCAA GTTATGCAAAGTGACAAATCTACAGCCTCCCGCGCTATTGCCCAGAATCGTCAACTGAAACTACAACTGGAAGAACTGGAAAAGGCTTTTATCCAACTT AGTAATGACAAACTTGTGCTCACGGAGGAATCTCAGACAATGGCTCGACAAAATAAGGAAATGAGCGAAAAATTACTGCTTTTAGAGCCGGAGGTTGTCCAGTTAAG aCAGCAGGTTGACGATTTGGCTGGTCAGCGAAACGCCACAATTTATTGGAGACAGGAGTTAGAGGAAGCTCAC gaaagAATCCAGGCACTGTCGCATCAGAATGCAGAACTGAAAAAACGTGTCATTTGGAATTTGAATCAAACACCTGTCCGAGGCAGTCGTAAACAGCGGCGTAACAACGAAGAGATCAACGAGGACCGTTCAGATTCACATTCCTCGTCTGAAAATG AAGGAGACAGTGACTGGATTCCTGCTGAAGAACATCAGAAACTCCTCTTTCACTTCGGTCAATTAGAACAGCGACTAGAACGTTCAATAGCTACTGTATCaactttgacagaagaaaagcaaaaactaGAACACTTGGTTCTACAACTTCAAAGTGAAACCGAAACCATTG GTGAATATGTTAGTCTTTACCAAGTGCAGCGTGGCCAATTGAGTAGGCGAGCCGAACAGTTATCGGCTGAGCGTCAGAAACTGAAGGAGAGGATTTTGAAGTTGACGATTCTTTTACCTTGCTTGGCACCCCAATTGAAGAAGTCGCCAGAATGGTTGCAATTGCAGCCCGAACCGGAAATGATAGCCAATTCAGAAGATGGTTTAAGTGTTACCATTCGTGACGAAACAGAAGCTTTGTGTGACGTGGACCCTTCCTTGGAACACACAGTTTCCCAAATCATCGATGTTTTGTTAGAAATCACCAACTGCACATTGCCAACTAGCGAAACTCTCGCGCAGCCTGACCTTTATCCGTTGGAAGACCGAATTCGTAACCCAAACGAAAATTTCCATCCATGCTGGCCTATGTATTCAGGAAGAATCATCAATATTTGA
- the LOC116916000 gene encoding cyanophycinase, which yields MFVNTYGAASATYIPVTENSNNADDQSVVELVRQQTGFFFGGGDQLRILTALRPDGRDTLVLAALKDMLKSGAVVGGTSAGTACQSAAVMITSGSSWNALTYGAFSGGPKPLNPDYLTYDENGGLGLLTGWVTDTHFSERGREGRLIRLLQDTRDRNIGTTRGFGVDEDMALVVTDLYTRPVGTVIGSSGGVFFADVSKTIVVPSPNTFYTGVSAHYLTQDDWIDLTTGNITFATWKSALKGNEYYLNAEVSTDILSATMNRRWAVAADQFFYNRRDDSIAHLSFERNPRYEVIFDRLSGVGYGGYFPNNANKFAVSYENLQVAIHENTIA from the exons ATGTTCGTAAATACCTACGGAGCAGCCAGCGCAACGTACATTCCAGTAACAGAGAACAGTAACAATGCCGACGACCAATCCGTAGTCGAACTGGTAAGACAACAGACTGGGTTTTTCTTCGGTGGAGGCGATCAACTGAGGATTCTAACGGCCCTTCGACCCGACGGCAGAGATACGCTTGTCCTTGCGGCACTGAAAGACATGTTAAAATCTGGCGCAGTGGTAGGAGGAACAAGTGCTGGAACGGCTTGTCAG AGTGCTGCTGTTATGATTACAAGTGGATCTAGCTGGAATGCTTTGACCTATGGTGCTTTCAGTGGTGGACCTAAACCACTCAATCCAGACTATCTAACTTATGATGAAAATGGCGGTCTAGGTTTACTAACTGGTTGGGTTACTGATACCCACTTTAGTGAGCGCGGTCGAGAGGGTCGCCTAATTCG GTTGCTGCAGGATACTCGAGATCGTAACATTGGGACGACTCGAGGCTTTGGAGTGGATGAAGACATGGCTCTCGTGGTGACGGATCTTTACACACGACCTGTCGGAAct GTTATTGGTTCAAGTGGGGGCGTGTTTTTTGCTGACGTTTCAAAAACTATTGTGGTTCCTTCCCCAAATACTTTCTACACAGGAGTTTCTGCACACTACCTGACTCAAGATGATTGGATTGATCTTACAACTG GAAACATCACATTTGCTACCTGGAAATCTGCCTTAAAAGGCAATGAATACTATCTGAACGCTGAGGTATCAACTGACATTTTATCTGCAACGATGAACCGTCGATGGGCGGTTGCTGCTGACCAGTTTTTTTATAACAGAAGAGACGATTCTATAGCTCATTTGTCTTTCGAAAGAAACCCACGATATGAAGTCATTTTTGATCGTTTGTCGGGGGTCGGATATGGAGGATATTTTCCTAACAATGCCAACAAATTCGCCGTGTCCTACGAAAACCTTCAGGTTGCAATTCATGAAAACACAATTGCATAA
- the LOC116915997 gene encoding uncharacterized protein LOC116915997 has product MGLLSLTFLTALVGLAASQSAVFIGGNESEENVPLWDKVIELAGGKGVAKFGIFGTASSDPEGSAAYYIDMLINVYGAASATYIPITETSNNADDPAMVDLVRQQTAFFFGGGDQLRILNAIRPAGRETLVLTAMKEMVKAGAMVGGTSAGAACLSDTVMITGGSSYDGLIYGAFSGGPNSNNPGDLSYDEHGGLGFLAGWVPDTHFSERGREARLIRLLQDSRYRDIGTPWGFGLDEDMALVVTDLYTRPVGKVIGTSGGVFIADVTNTVVTPSTTTNYEGVSAHYLTQDDTIDLTTGNVTFASWKTPLKGNEQYANAEISNDILSSKRSRSWASAAAQFFDNQLDDTVTHFSFEKNPTFEVSFNRLSGAGYRGPLPNDPLTFVVSHENLQVGIRETLVGLAASQSAVFIGGNLSDGNAPIWDTVVALAGGKGVAKFGIFTTASADPEGSAAYYIDMLVNVYGAASATYIPITETSNNADDPAMVDLVRQQTGFFFGGGDQLRILNAIRPAGRETLVLAALTEMVKAGATVGGTSAGAACLSNTVMITGGSSYDALIYGAFSGGPNSNNPGDLSYDEHGGLGFLAGWVPDTHFSERGREARLIRLLQDTRYRDIGTPLGFGLDEDMALVVTDLYTRPVGKVIGISGGMFVADVTNTIVTPSTTTNYEGVSAHYLTQDDTIDLTTGNVTFASWKTPLKGNEQYANAEISNDILSSKRSRSWASAAAQFFDNQLDDTVIHFSFEKNPTFEVTFNRLSGAGYRGPLPSDPLTFVVSHENLQVGIRESIAV; this is encoded by the exons ATGGGACTTTTATCTCTCACCTTCCTAACAGCTCTTGTCGGACTTGCTGCGTCGCAAAGCGCCGTATTCATTGGCGGAAATGAAAGCGAAGAAAATGTGCCACTTTGGGACAAAGTGATCGAACTTGCG GGAGGTAAAGGTGTAGCCAAATTTGGTATTTTCGGAACTGCTTCGTCAGATCCTGAAGGATCGGCAGCCTACTATATTGACATGCTCATAAATGTATACGGGGCAGCAAGTGCAACCTATATCCCAATCACGGAAACAAGTAACAATGCCGACGATCCTGCCATGGTTGATCTAGTAAGACAACAAACTGCATTTTTCTTTGGCGGTGGCGATCAACTGAGAATTTTGAATGCAATTCGTCCCGCCGGCAGAGAAACACTTGTTCTAACTGCTATGAAGGAAATGGTAAAAGCGGGAGCAATGGTTGGCGGTACAAGTGCGGGCGCTGCTTGTTtg AGTGACACTGTCATGATTACGGGAGGTTCAAGCTACGACGGGTTGATCTATGGAGCTTTCAGTGGAGGACCCAACTCCAATAATCCAGGAGACCTGTCTTACGATGAACATGGTGGTTTGGGATTTTTAGCTGGCTGGGTTCCAGATACCCATTTCAGCGAGCGAGGTCGAGAAGCACGTCTTATTAG GCTGCTCCAAGACTCACGGTACCGCGACATTGGAACACCTTGGGGCTTCGGTTTAGATGAAGATATGGCTCTTGTAGTTACTGATCTCTACACAAGACCTGTTGGAAAA GTAATTGGAACAAGTGGGGGAGTGTTTATAGCTGATGTAACAAATACTGTTGTTACACCTTCGACTACTACAAACTATGAAGGAGTATCTGCCCATTATCTTACTCAAGATGACACTATTGACCTTACCACTG GTAACGTTACATTTGCCAGTTGGAAAACTCCACTGAAGGGCAACGAACAGTACGCCAACGCTGAAATCTCAAATGACATCTTGTCTTCAAAGCGAAGTCGTTCATGGGCCTCTGCAGCAGCGCAATTTTTTGACAACCAATTAGATGACACCGTcacccatttttcttttgaaaaaaacccGACTTTTGAGGTCTCTTTTAACCGTCTGAGTGGAGCTGGTTACAGGGGGCCTCTTCCTAACGATCCCTTAACCTTCGTTGTGTCTCACGAAAATCTTCAAGTTGGAATCCGGGAAA CTCTTGTTGGCCTTGCTGCGTCGCAAAGCGCCGTATTCATTGGCGGAAATTTAAGTGATGGAAATGCACCAATTTGGGACACAGTGGTCGCGCTTGCG GGCGGAAAAGGTGTAGCCAAATTCGGCATTTTCACTACTGCGTCGGCAGATCCTGAAGGATCGGCGGCCTACTATATTGACATGCTCGTGAATGTATACGGGGCAGCAAGTGCAACCTATATTCCAATCACGGAAACAAGTAATAATGCCGACGATCCTGCCATGGTTGATTTAGTAAGACAACAAACGGGATTTTTCTTTGGTGGTGGCGATCAACTGAGAATTTTGAATGCAATTCGTCCCGCCGGCAGGGAAACGCTTGTTCTAGCTGCTTTAACAGAAATGGTAAAAGCTGGAGCAACCGTTGGCGGAACAAGTGCGGGAGCTGCTTGTTTG AGCAACACTGTCATGATTACGGGAGGTTCAAGCTACGATGCGTTGATCTACGGAGCTTTTAGTGGAGGACCCAACTCGAATAACCCAGGAGATTTATCTTATGATGAACATGGAGGTTTAGGATTCCTAGCTGGTTGGGTTCCCGACACCCATTTCAGCGAACGGGGACGAGAAGCACGTCTTATTAG gCTGCTGCAAGACACACGGTACCGCGACATTGGGACACCTTTGGGCTTCGGCTTGGATGAAGATATGGCTCTTGTTGTCACTGATCTCTACACAAGACCTGTTGGAAAA GTAATTGGTATTAGTGGGGGAATGTTTGTAGCTGATGTCACAAATACTATTGTTACACCTTCGACAACTACGAACTATGAAGGAGTATCTGCCCATTACCTTACTCAAGATGACACTATCGATCTTACCACTG GTAACGTTACATTCGCCAGCTGGAAAACTCCACTGAAGGGCAACGAACAGTACGCCAACGCTGAAATCTCAAATGACATCTTGTCTTCAAAGCGAAGTCGTTCATGGGCCTCTGCAGCAGCGCAGTTTTTTGACAACCAATTAGATGACACCGtcatccatttttcttttgaaaaaaacccGACTTTTGAAGTCACTTTTAACCGTTTAAGCGGAGCTGGTTACAGGGGACCTCTTCCAAGCGATCCCTTGACCTTCGTTGTGTCTCACGAAAATCTTCAAGTTGGAATAAGGGAAAGTATTGCTGTGTAA
- the LOC116915996 gene encoding NAD-dependent protein deacetylase Sirt6: MSCNYADGLSPYEDKGKLGIPEKFDSLEEVAEKILTLSKWIKEAKHVVMHTGAGISTPAGIPDFRGPKGVWTLEKKGLKPQINVSFDDAEPTFTHMAIIALFQKNFLHYVVSQNIDGLHLKSGLDRSKLSELHGNMFIGQCSLCSRQYIRRKAVTSVGQRELPVDCPALKGGKLSCRGKLHDTILDWEHELPVRDLGLADIHSNVADLSICLGTTLQIVPSGTLPLATKRKGGRLVIINLQPTKWDKKADLVINTYVDDVMKLLLKELNTPFLPYDPKCDPTRQPLSEKEMWQEEFTKREWTLAPRVVNTTRKRLSHLETKAQPKPKKMKQKHQEEPSPSQLNSPGNSGCQGEGSKQLDMVEPVKVELAEEQCNGLKDEQQDDYVIVTEKITGKKLKQETLHMQSENGEVQSTTNYGGNGLYNKLSTF; the protein is encoded by the exons ATGTCATGTAATTATGCTGATGGTCTATCACCCTATGAGGATAAAGGAAAACTTGGAATACCAGAG AAATTTGACAGCTTGGAAGAAGTTGCTGAAAAAATCTTAACTTTATCTAAATGGATTAAAGAAGCTAAGCATGTAGTTATGCATACTGGTGCTGGGATAAGTACGCCAGCAGGAATCCCAGATTTCAG GGGTCCAAAAGGAGTTTGGACATTGGAGAAAAAAGGCTTGAAACCCCAAATAAATGTCTCATTCGATGATGCAGAACCAACATTCACACATATGGCGATTATTGCCCTATTCCAGAAAAACTTTCTTCACTATGTAGTTAGTCAAAATATTGATGGTCTTCACCTAAAATCAGGATTAGATAGGTCAAAACTTTCTGAGTTGCATGGAAATATGTTCATTGGCCAATGCAGCCTTTGTTCTAG GCAGTACATTCGGCGAAAAGCTGTAACATCTGTAGGTCAACGAGAATTGCCTGTTGACTGTCCTGCCTTGAAAGGAGGGAAACTGTCATGCAGAGGGAAGTTACATGACACAATACTTGACTGGGAACATGAACTACCAGTCAGAGATTTAGGTTTGGCCGATATCCATTCAAA TGTTGCGGATTTGAGTATTTGTTTGGGTACCACATTACAAATAGTTCCCAGTGGTACATTGCCGTTAGCGACGAAGCGTAAAGGTGGCCGCCTAGTCATCATAAATTTACAGCCAACAAAATGG gaTAAAAAAGCAGATCTTGTTATCAATACTTATGTCGACGACGTTATGAAACTATTGCTCAAAGAATTGAACACTCCCTTCCTGCCTTACGATCCTAAATGCGATCCTACTCGGCAGCCACTtagcgaaaaagaaatgtggCAAGAAGAATTTACTAAACGAGAATGGACGCTAGCACCACGTGTTGTCAACACGACACGTAAACGACTCTCCCACCTAGAAACTAAAGCTCAGCCAAAgccgaagaagatgaagcaAAAACATCAAGAGGAACCGTCTCCCAGTCAATTAAATAGTCCAGGTAACTCTGGTTGTCAAGGCGAAGGCAGTAAACAACTTGATATGGTAGAACCCGTCAAAGTTGAGCTAGCTGAAGAACAGTGCAATGGATTGAAAGATGAACAACAAGATGACTATGTAATAGTTACTGAGAAGATCACAGGgaagaaattaaaacaagAAACCCTCCATATGCAAAGCGAGAATGGGGAAGTTCAATCCACCACAAATTATGGTGGAAATGGGCTTTATAATAAATTATCTACGTTTTAA
- the LOC116916002 gene encoding 60S ribosomal protein L10: MGRRPARCYRYCKNKPYPKSRFCRGVPDAKIRIFDLGRKKASVEDFPLCVHLVSDEYEQLSSEALEAGRICANKYLVKHCGKDAFHIRMRVHPFHVIRINKMLSCAGADRLQTGMRGAFGKPQGTVARVNIGQPIMSIRSSDKYKAAVIESLRRAKFKFPGRQKIYVSKKWGFTKFERGVYETMKENAQLEPDGANVKYRPDHGPLAAWYKWRTIFSQQ, from the exons ATGGGTCGCCGTCCGGCTCGTTG ttATCGGTATTGCAAAAACAAGCCATACCCTAAATCGCGTTTCTGTCGAGGTGTCCCCGATGCCAAGATTAGGATTTTCGACTTGGGCAGGAAAAAGGCTAGCGTAGAAGATTTCCCACTCTGCGTCCATTTGGTTTCCGATGAATACGAGCAGTTGTCTTCAGAAGCCCTGGAAGCTGGCCGTATTTGCGCTAACAAG TACTTGGTGAAGCACTGTGGCAAAGATGCCTTCCACATTAGAATGCGAGTTCACCCTTTCCATGTCATTCGCATCAACAAGATGTTAAGTTGTGCCGGAGCTGATAG GCTCCAAACTGGAATGCGTGGTGCCTTTGGTAAACCACAAGGAACAGTAGCCAGGGTGAACATTGGACAGCCAATCATGAGCATCCGTTCCTCTGACAAATATAAGGCTGCCGTCATCGAATCCCTCCGCCGAGCGAAGTTTAAGTTCCCTGGTCGCCAAAAG ATTTACGTATCAAAGAAATGGGGATTCACCAAGTTCGAACGTGGCGTTTATGAAACCATGAAAGAAAACGCTCAACTTGAACCTGATGGCGCAAACGTAAAGTATCGCCCTGATCACGGTCCCCTAGCTGCGTGGTATAAATGGCGTACGATTTTCAGCCAACAATAA